One genomic window of Sulfurovum lithotrophicum includes the following:
- a CDS encoding LptF/LptG family permease, protein MIRILYPSLHFRYLAKHYIKNLFSILLGLSFAFAAIDYFQHVQELNVSSNYKILYIFYMWQEALGLLYPLAIVFAVIMTKLTFVKNNTMGAFHAFGYTKKRLFFPIFVVASFTYALFIYLHTTEFSYAKDKANMLLKNQLHAYNVNDVFFKYNDTFVYIKKLDPVKKRIEGITIFKVSGYQVRYTIKAPVAVFNDEEWIAQDAIVKTHIYRKGELVRYSVDQKERIATLHGYKPKIIESLYEGKALNIIDAYNTWKLLKAQHLDSEKIRAAMYSKVIVPLFAIALMLILFFKLPFHARMMNFGAVVALSLGVTFLTWGVLFGLEQIGSNGVLSPEFTAVIPIMLLWIYAMYVYFTDERRIA, encoded by the coding sequence ATGATCCGTATTTTATATCCTTCATTGCATTTCCGCTATCTGGCAAAACATTACATCAAAAATCTTTTTTCTATTCTTTTGGGACTCTCCTTTGCCTTTGCCGCTATCGATTACTTTCAACATGTTCAGGAACTGAATGTCTCTTCCAATTACAAGATACTTTATATTTTCTATATGTGGCAGGAGGCATTAGGCCTGTTATACCCTCTGGCAATCGTCTTTGCGGTGATCATGACCAAACTGACTTTTGTCAAGAACAATACAATGGGAGCGTTTCATGCTTTCGGATATACCAAAAAGAGACTTTTTTTCCCTATCTTTGTGGTAGCTTCTTTTACCTATGCCCTCTTTATCTATCTGCATACGACAGAGTTCTCCTATGCCAAGGACAAAGCTAACATGTTGCTGAAGAATCAGCTCCATGCCTACAATGTCAATGATGTCTTTTTTAAGTACAATGACACCTTTGTCTATATTAAAAAACTCGATCCTGTCAAGAAAAGGATCGAAGGGATCACCATCTTCAAAGTATCCGGATACCAGGTACGCTATACGATCAAAGCGCCTGTGGCTGTTTTTAACGATGAGGAGTGGATCGCACAGGATGCCATAGTAAAGACACATATCTACCGGAAGGGAGAACTGGTCCGTTACAGTGTAGATCAGAAGGAGCGTATCGCAACGCTGCACGGTTATAAACCAAAGATCATCGAATCGCTTTATGAGGGGAAGGCACTCAATATCATTGATGCCTATAACACTTGGAAACTGCTTAAGGCGCAACACCTTGATTCGGAGAAGATCCGTGCAGCAATGTATAGCAAAGTAATCGTTCCTCTTTTTGCCATAGCACTCATGCTGATCCTCTTTTTCAAGCTTCCTTTCCATGCCAGAATGATGAATTTCGGAGCGGTGGTCGCCCTCTCACTGGGAGTGACTTTCCTTACTTGGGGAGTACTTTTCGGCCTCGAACAAATAGGCTCGAACGGGGTGCTCAGTCCGGAATTTACCGCAGTGATACCTATTATGCTTTTATGGATCTATGCTATGTATGTCTACTTTACGGATGAAAGAAGAATAGCCTGA
- the pheA gene encoding chorismate mutase — protein MTLDELREKIDRLDDTLLKLYNERMELVHQVGELKNTTGAPIYRPEREQAILNRLKAQNDGKLTDEAIDALFLEMFAVARNLELPEAVAFLGPEASFTHQAAESKFGALSTYLPISSIPGVFREVAKGTAKFGVVPIENSSNGIVTDTINCLDEYDLKIIAEVVMDIHLCFATICEDIKKITKIYSKDIAFGQCRKFLQDLGLDEIEQIPVESTAKAAKLAAQDKHAAALCPSIAAKMYNLPILFENVEDDMNNRTRFFVISNFENAPSGDDKTSMLVRLANKPGALVDFLNDFEKAKVNLTKIKSHIVGGQSVFFLEFNGHKDDKDIAEILAKHKDEIKVLGSYVKERDDI, from the coding sequence ATGACATTAGATGAACTCAGAGAAAAGATAGACAGGCTTGATGATACCCTTTTGAAGCTCTATAATGAGCGGATGGAACTGGTACATCAGGTTGGTGAACTGAAAAATACCACTGGTGCTCCCATCTACCGTCCCGAGCGTGAACAGGCGATCCTCAACAGGCTCAAAGCACAGAATGACGGCAAGCTGACCGATGAGGCCATTGATGCGCTTTTCCTGGAAATGTTCGCAGTCGCAAGAAATCTTGAACTGCCTGAAGCAGTTGCCTTTCTGGGCCCGGAAGCGAGTTTTACCCATCAGGCGGCAGAGAGCAAGTTCGGTGCGTTGAGTACTTATCTGCCTATCAGTTCCATTCCGGGTGTTTTCAGAGAAGTAGCAAAAGGAACGGCCAAGTTTGGTGTGGTTCCCATCGAGAACAGTTCCAATGGTATCGTAACAGATACGATCAATTGTCTGGACGAGTATGATCTCAAGATCATTGCCGAAGTGGTAATGGACATACATCTCTGTTTTGCTACGATATGTGAGGATATCAAAAAGATCACGAAGATCTATTCCAAAGATATCGCTTTCGGGCAGTGTAGAAAATTTCTGCAGGATCTGGGACTGGATGAAATAGAGCAGATACCGGTTGAGTCGACTGCCAAAGCAGCCAAGCTTGCTGCACAGGACAAGCATGCGGCAGCACTCTGTCCTTCCATAGCGGCAAAGATGTACAATTTACCGATCCTCTTTGAAAATGTAGAGGACGATATGAACAACAGGACACGCTTCTTTGTCATATCGAACTTCGAGAATGCGCCTTCCGGGGACGACAAAACGTCGATGCTGGTAAGGCTTGCGAACAAACCGGGTGCCCTGGTCGATTTCCTGAACGATTTTGAAAAAGCCAAAGTGAACCTGACCAAGATCAAATCGCATATCGTTGGTGGCCAGTCCGTCTTTTTCCTGGAATTCAACGGACATAAAGATGACAAAGATATCGCAGAGATACTGGCAAAACACAAAGATGAGATCAAAGTGCTTGGCTCTTACGTGAAAGAGCGGGACGATATCTGA
- the pth gene encoding aminoacyl-tRNA hydrolase: MTLFVGLGNPGSKYEETRHNIGFKVIDSLVDDLGARNISKNAFQGELFRSANTLFLKPTTFMNLSGKSVEIVKQFFKIELEDIIVIHDDIDLPFGAVRFKKGGGHGGHNGLRSLDAHIGKEYIRVRVGVGKPEYKSQVADYVLQPFNEDEQKEIERLVAHVSSACKALLYEDLNTVKSHYSLKSIEGLE; this comes from the coding sequence GTGACACTCTTCGTAGGTCTGGGAAATCCGGGATCAAAATACGAAGAGACACGGCACAATATCGGCTTTAAAGTTATCGACAGTCTTGTCGATGACCTTGGAGCCAGAAATATCTCCAAAAACGCCTTTCAGGGCGAACTCTTCCGCAGTGCCAATACACTTTTTTTAAAACCTACCACATTCATGAATCTGTCGGGAAAATCTGTCGAGATTGTCAAGCAGTTTTTCAAGATAGAACTGGAAGATATCATCGTGATACATGACGATATCGATCTGCCTTTTGGTGCAGTACGTTTTAAAAAGGGCGGTGGTCATGGCGGGCATAACGGATTGCGGTCTCTTGATGCGCATATCGGCAAAGAGTATATCCGTGTCCGTGTCGGAGTGGGGAAACCGGAATACAAATCACAGGTAGCGGATTATGTGCTCCAGCCCTTCAACGAGGATGAACAAAAAGAGATAGAGAGACTTGTGGCGCACGTCTCTTCAGCCTGTAAAGCACTGCTGTACGAAGACCTCAATACCGTCAAGTCACACTACAGCCTGAAGTCCATAGAAGGGCTGGAATGA
- the lysA gene encoding diaminopimelate decarboxylase: MDIDYKALAKKYGTPLYMYDFDYIEHRYNDLKEAFAGKKSLINYAVKANSNLSVIAHLAKLGAGADCVSIGEVRRALDAGVKKYNIIFSGVGKRDDEIREALEKDILMLNLESEAEMKRVEMIAKELGKEARISIRVNPNIDPQTHPYISTGLHENKFGVEIDMAKRMYIYANKSEYLNPVGIHFHIGSQLTKLDPIRESAQIVADLVRSLKAIKIDIKFFDVGGGIGVVYSDEITIPVRDYAEAIFDATKGLDVTLLCEPGRYMVANAGAFFTSVLYEKVNAGKRFVIVDGGMNDLIRPSLYDAYHKIDAVMVEGEKSFADVVGPVCESGDFFGKNVLLPPLQHNDLLVVHSAGAYGFTMASNYNTRPKPAEVALEAGKDRLIRRRESYEDQIRLEKEFLHRDQ, translated from the coding sequence ATGGATATCGATTATAAAGCACTGGCCAAAAAATACGGTACACCGCTCTATATGTATGATTTTGACTATATTGAACATCGCTACAATGACCTCAAAGAAGCCTTCGCCGGAAAAAAATCCCTGATAAACTATGCAGTTAAAGCAAACTCAAACCTGTCGGTCATTGCACATCTGGCCAAGCTGGGTGCAGGTGCGGACTGTGTGAGTATCGGTGAGGTCAGACGTGCTTTAGACGCAGGCGTTAAGAAGTATAATATCATTTTCTCCGGTGTAGGCAAACGTGATGATGAGATCCGTGAAGCCCTGGAAAAAGATATCCTGATGCTGAACCTTGAGAGTGAGGCGGAGATGAAGCGTGTTGAGATGATTGCCAAAGAATTGGGTAAAGAGGCCCGTATTTCCATCCGCGTCAATCCGAACATCGATCCCCAGACCCATCCGTATATTTCGACCGGACTGCATGAGAATAAGTTCGGTGTCGAGATCGATATGGCCAAACGTATGTATATTTATGCGAACAAGTCCGAATATCTCAATCCGGTTGGGATCCATTTTCATATCGGTTCTCAGTTGACCAAGCTTGATCCTATCAGGGAATCCGCCCAGATCGTAGCAGATCTGGTCCGTTCGCTTAAAGCGATCAAGATCGATATCAAGTTCTTCGATGTTGGTGGAGGGATCGGTGTGGTCTACAGCGATGAGATAACAATTCCTGTACGGGACTACGCCGAAGCGATTTTTGATGCGACCAAGGGGCTTGATGTGACACTGCTATGCGAACCGGGCCGCTATATGGTTGCGAACGCAGGAGCCTTCTTTACCTCTGTGCTGTATGAAAAGGTCAATGCTGGCAAACGTTTCGTGATCGTAGATGGGGGAATGAATGACCTGATACGACCGAGTCTCTACGATGCTTACCACAAGATTGATGCAGTGATGGTCGAGGGTGAAAAAAGTTTTGCCGACGTAGTTGGACCAGTATGTGAAAGCGGGGATTTTTTCGGAAAGAACGTACTGCTGCCGCCTTTGCAGCACAATGACCTTCTTGTGGTACACTCCGCAGGTGCCTACGGCTTTACAATGGCAAGCAATTATAACACCCGTCCGAAACCTGCAGAAGTGGCGCTTGAGGCAGGCAAAGACAGGCTGATCCGAAGACGCGAGAGCTATGAGGACCAGATACGTTTGGAAAAAGAGTTCCTTCACAGGGACCAATAG
- a CDS encoding transaldolase: MVDRELKFSLWLDFVERDYLKNEFSKLIEAGVINGATSNPSIFASAITTSPAYKEQLESLAGKSAKEKYEAMAIEDIRTAAQALQSAYKSGNDGYISIEVDPFLSNDTQGTIEEGKRLFEVIGEPNVMVKVPATNAGYEAMKELLSMGISVNATLIFSPEQARRCLKAMTAGLHNYEVYGGGKVNAVISVFVSRFDRLLDPDLAAEGMETGRTGIYNAARIYNIIEKNHTPSIRTLFASTGVKGDDLPADYYLRELLAPHSVNTAPLATIEAYIAKKATAPKLPIEESEINGYFTKLKDCGFDMEEVYASLLKDGLEAFENAFLDMLKSIE, from the coding sequence AGAGATTATCTTAAAAATGAATTTTCAAAGCTGATCGAGGCAGGGGTCATCAATGGAGCGACGAGCAATCCTTCCATTTTCGCCTCCGCGATCACAACTTCTCCGGCCTATAAAGAGCAGCTTGAAAGTCTTGCAGGCAAAAGTGCCAAAGAGAAATATGAAGCAATGGCGATCGAAGATATTCGTACTGCGGCACAGGCGCTGCAAAGTGCTTACAAAAGCGGCAATGACGGGTATATCTCCATTGAAGTAGACCCTTTCCTCTCCAATGATACCCAGGGGACCATCGAAGAAGGTAAAAGACTTTTTGAAGTGATCGGCGAACCCAATGTGATGGTAAAGGTCCCTGCTACCAATGCGGGATATGAAGCGATGAAAGAGTTGCTCTCCATGGGGATCTCCGTCAATGCAACACTGATCTTTTCTCCTGAACAGGCACGGCGCTGTCTTAAAGCGATGACCGCCGGTCTCCATAACTATGAGGTTTATGGCGGGGGAAAGGTCAATGCGGTCATTTCCGTTTTTGTCAGCCGTTTTGACCGTCTGCTCGATCCGGATCTTGCTGCCGAAGGTATGGAGACGGGCAGGACAGGCATCTACAATGCAGCCAGGATCTACAATATCATAGAGAAGAACCATACACCGAGTATTCGGACACTTTTTGCCAGTACAGGGGTAAAAGGGGATGACCTTCCGGCAGATTATTACTTACGGGAACTGCTGGCACCGCACTCTGTCAATACCGCACCGTTGGCAACCATTGAAGCCTATATTGCCAAAAAAGCGACAGCACCGAAACTGCCGATCGAAGAGAGTGAGATCAATGGATACTTCACCAAGCTGAAAGACTGTGGGTTCGATATGGAGGAGGTTTATGCCTCATTGCTTAAAGACGGGCTTGAAGCCTTTGAAAATGCATTTCTGGATATGTTGAAGAGCATTGAATAG
- a CDS encoding type IV pilus twitching motility protein PilT: MEEKLKLYLRTLVSHEGSDLHIKSASLVRVRIQGVIKVLGKDMLTPEMVEQMVREITNEAQYEKLVNDRTLDFSYRLGDEYRFRVNVFYQMDGLSAVFRLIPVRIMTLDELNLPEVIKTFTEIQRGLVLVTGVTGSGKSTTLAAILDKINNETKKHIITIEDPIEFVHKDKGCLINQRSVGQDTHSFSDALRAALREDPDIILVGEMRDLETIDIALHAANTGHLVFSTLHTLDAKETIDRIVGMFSNEEQNRIRMSLASVLEGVISQRLIPNKRGGRVVAAEILKKTARIEQLIMENRDLEIPDALFDGKEIYGTQTFDQALLDLIKKGEISKEVALEYATNPADLKLKMQGVGKGSIVDEETVKGNEDFFEFKSEEE; this comes from the coding sequence ATGGAAGAGAAACTTAAATTGTATCTGCGTACACTTGTTAGCCATGAGGGAAGTGATCTTCACATTAAGTCTGCCTCTCTGGTACGGGTACGTATCCAAGGTGTTATAAAGGTATTGGGAAAAGATATGCTGACGCCTGAAATGGTCGAACAGATGGTTCGGGAGATCACGAATGAAGCGCAGTATGAAAAACTCGTCAATGACAGAACACTTGATTTTAGTTACAGGCTGGGAGATGAGTATCGTTTCCGTGTGAATGTCTTCTATCAGATGGATGGCCTCTCCGCTGTTTTCCGTCTGATCCCGGTTAGAATAATGACACTTGATGAACTCAATCTTCCGGAAGTGATCAAAACCTTTACAGAGATACAGCGTGGCCTGGTACTGGTGACAGGGGTAACGGGTTCAGGTAAATCGACTACACTTGCGGCAATATTGGACAAAATCAATAACGAAACGAAAAAGCATATTATTACGATCGAGGATCCTATAGAGTTTGTCCATAAAGATAAAGGATGTCTGATCAACCAAAGATCGGTAGGCCAGGATACACACTCATTCTCAGATGCACTCAGGGCAGCACTGAGGGAAGATCCCGATATCATCCTGGTCGGGGAGATGCGGGATCTGGAAACCATCGATATTGCGCTACATGCGGCAAATACAGGTCACCTGGTATTTTCAACACTGCATACGCTCGATGCCAAAGAGACCATCGACAGGATCGTCGGTATGTTCAGCAATGAAGAACAGAACCGTATCCGTATGTCCCTGGCTTCAGTGCTTGAAGGGGTTATTTCACAAAGACTTATCCCAAATAAGCGTGGCGGAAGAGTTGTGGCTGCTGAAATATTGAAGAAGACAGCAAGGATCGAACAATTGATTATGGAGAACAGGGACCTGGAGATCCCAGATGCTCTTTTTGACGGTAAAGAGATCTACGGAACACAGACCTTTGACCAGGCGCTGCTCGATCTCATCAAAAAAGGAGAGATATCCAAGGAAGTGGCACTGGAATATGCCACGAATCCTGCCGACCTTAAACTGAAAATGCAGGGTGTCGGTAAAGGTTCCATCGTAGATGAAGAGACAGTCAAAGGTAATGAAGATTTCTTTGAGTTCAAATCTGAGGAGGAGTAG
- a CDS encoding 50S ribosomal protein L25/general stress protein Ctc translates to MLEGIVRESIGKTTAKKLRRDGYLTANLYANGVENIQAAFKRGEFMRAVRNKDSLAFPVKVGDKELNVVIQEYQLHPVHGEAVHVDLRVTVPGQVTDFLVPVVTHGTPVGLKNKGVLVMSKRRVKVRGAIENMPAKFDLNVEPLNRDDSILIRDIEVPENCKMMDRPDVAVCGVIKSK, encoded by the coding sequence ATGTTAGAAGGTATCGTTAGAGAGAGTATCGGAAAGACTACTGCAAAGAAGCTTAGAAGAGATGGTTATCTGACTGCAAACCTTTACGCAAACGGCGTAGAGAACATTCAAGCCGCATTCAAACGCGGTGAGTTTATGAGAGCAGTCAGAAATAAGGATAGCCTTGCTTTCCCTGTAAAAGTGGGTGACAAAGAGTTGAATGTAGTGATCCAGGAGTATCAACTGCACCCTGTTCACGGAGAAGCGGTACATGTAGACCTTAGAGTCACGGTTCCAGGTCAGGTGACAGACTTCCTTGTACCTGTAGTAACACACGGAACACCGGTCGGTCTCAAGAACAAAGGTGTACTCGTTATGTCAAAGAGAAGAGTAAAAGTAAGAGGGGCTATTGAAAATATGCCTGCGAAATTCGACCTTAACGTTGAGCCGCTTAACAGAGACGACTCTATCCTCATCAGAGATATTGAAGTACCGGAAAACTGTAAAATGATGGATAGACCTGATGTTGCAGTTTGTGGTGTAATTAAATCCAAATAA